The following coding sequences are from one Solea solea chromosome 11, fSolSol10.1, whole genome shotgun sequence window:
- the c11h1orf174 gene encoding UPF0688 protein C1orf174 homolog isoform X1 produces the protein MNHRVETLSQESPKKVKKYSRHITHEGLKNHIVALQMSSQLDSSTSRKRKTSSTVKNSRKVSATKRRYMKKSKTHSATESTSLAGGYSEAAIPLRRNSGISCECYQYTDRRRCSASPEPEGQEGKENKLRTRLDVDGCSTTDIQDKPECEEMDYEETSKHLFPDDDSNQILPVEQFFGNLDIVQDFPQGSSASSVQKENRRRHFYAPEDSDEDEVGFSTTPQNFTRDI, from the exons ATGAACCACAGAGTCGAAACTTTATCACAGGAGTCGccaaaaaaagtgaagaaataCTCCCGGCACATTACACACGAG GGATTGAAAAACCACATTGTTGCTTTGCAGATGTCAAGTCAACTGGACAGCTCAACTTcaagaaagaggaagaccagCTCCACAGTCAAAAACTCCAGAaag GTTTCTGCTACCAAGAGGAGATATATGAAAAAATCAAAGACGCACTCAGCAACAGAGAGCACTTCATTAGCCGGTGGTTACAGCGAAGCAGCCATTCCGCTGAGGAGAAACTCTGGCATCAGCTGTGAATGCTACCAGTACACGGACCGGAGGAGATGCTCTGCATCGCCGGAGCCCGAAGGACAAGAGGGCAAAGAGAACAAGTTGAGGACGAGGCTGGACGTGGATGGCTGCAGCACGACTGACATCCAGGACAAACCGGAGTGTGAGGAGATGGATTATGAAGAAACCAGCAAGCACCTTTTCCCAGATGATGACAGCAATCAGATTCTTCCTGTCGAGCAGTTCTTTGGAAATTTGGATATTGTACAG GACTTTCCTCAGGGATCGTCGGCCTCTTCTGTCCAGAAGGAGAACAGGAGGCGACATTTTTATGCACCAGAGGACAGCGATGAAGACGAGGTGGGCTTCAGCACTACACCACAGAACTTCACGAGAGACATTTAG
- the c11h1orf174 gene encoding UPF0688 protein C1orf174 homolog isoform X2, with protein sequence MNHRVETLSQESPKKVKKYSRHITHEMSSQLDSSTSRKRKTSSTVKNSRKVSATKRRYMKKSKTHSATESTSLAGGYSEAAIPLRRNSGISCECYQYTDRRRCSASPEPEGQEGKENKLRTRLDVDGCSTTDIQDKPECEEMDYEETSKHLFPDDDSNQILPVEQFFGNLDIVQDFPQGSSASSVQKENRRRHFYAPEDSDEDEVGFSTTPQNFTRDI encoded by the exons ATGAACCACAGAGTCGAAACTTTATCACAGGAGTCGccaaaaaaagtgaagaaataCTCCCGGCACATTACACACGAG ATGTCAAGTCAACTGGACAGCTCAACTTcaagaaagaggaagaccagCTCCACAGTCAAAAACTCCAGAaag GTTTCTGCTACCAAGAGGAGATATATGAAAAAATCAAAGACGCACTCAGCAACAGAGAGCACTTCATTAGCCGGTGGTTACAGCGAAGCAGCCATTCCGCTGAGGAGAAACTCTGGCATCAGCTGTGAATGCTACCAGTACACGGACCGGAGGAGATGCTCTGCATCGCCGGAGCCCGAAGGACAAGAGGGCAAAGAGAACAAGTTGAGGACGAGGCTGGACGTGGATGGCTGCAGCACGACTGACATCCAGGACAAACCGGAGTGTGAGGAGATGGATTATGAAGAAACCAGCAAGCACCTTTTCCCAGATGATGACAGCAATCAGATTCTTCCTGTCGAGCAGTTCTTTGGAAATTTGGATATTGTACAG GACTTTCCTCAGGGATCGTCGGCCTCTTCTGTCCAGAAGGAGAACAGGAGGCGACATTTTTATGCACCAGAGGACAGCGATGAAGACGAGGTGGGCTTCAGCACTACACCACAGAACTTCACGAGAGACATTTAG
- the dffb gene encoding DNA fragmentation factor subunit beta isoform X2: MFGFFKKIKPVKIRTCNESRKYGIAAKDLKELLKKGCKTLQLPEAGAHVCLYSDGTKVTEEFFRTLPDHTELVLLSSEQTWSGIMCDIGHLLSLDQHTDGLIEAAKELLSGTQSPKRRKILTDLLLNLKDRSEVESREEDEEWFKGIDTRFKTKSAYMKFNCESRIRGYMKEVDDATKTIQKAKDRAEFLEMSKCLADMLKAAKYNGCYFDRTEKERNRLCTQEGWFTCQGPFDQDMCQSLHSINPYGSRESRIVFSTWNLDHRIEKKRTIIPALLEALQNHKIADVNLTYFYGLLFTTENLKLVHIVCHKKGAHNLLCDTKKTFRPATNTGKTNHRVKEKKRRLMT; the protein is encoded by the exons ATGTTTGGGTTCTTCAAGAAAATTAAACCAGTGAAAATCAGGACTTGTAATGAAAGCCGAAAATATGGGATAGCAGCGAAAGATCTCAAGGAGTTGCTCAAAAAAGGTTGCAAGACTTTACAA TTGCCAGAGGCAGGCGcacatgtatgtttgtattCTGATGGGACAAAAGTGACGGAGGAATTCTTCCGGACTCTGCCAGACCACACTGAACTGGTTCTTCTCTCCAGCGAGCAGACGTGGAGCGGGA TCATGTGTGACATTGGTCATTTACTGAGCTTAGACCAGCACACTGATGGCCTCATCGAAGCAGCGAAGGAGCTCCTGTCTGGTACACAGTCTCCAAAGAGACGGAAAATCCTGACCGACCTGCTGCTGAATCTGAAGGACAGGTCTGAggtggagagcagagaggaggatgaggagtgGTTTAAAG GCATCGACACTCGCTTCAAGACAAAGTCTGCCTACATGAAGTTCAACTGTGAAAGCAGGATACGGGGCTACATGAAGGAG GTGGACGATGCCACCAAAACCATTCAGAAAGCTAAAGACAGGGCAGAGTTCTTGGAAATGTCAAAGTGTCTGGCAGACATGCTGAAAGCAGCCAAGTACAACGGCTGTTACTTTGACAGGACTGAAAAGGAGCGGAATCGCCTCTGCACCCAGGAGGGATGGTTCACCTGCCAG GGACCATTTGACCAGGACATGTGTCAGTCTCTCCACTCCATCAACCCGTAcggcagcagagagagcaggaTTGTCTTCAGCACGTGGAATCTGGACCACAG GATCGAGAAGAAAAGGACAATCATTCCGGCTCTGCTGGAAGCTCTGCAAAATCACAAGATCGCTGATGTCAACTTGACCTACTTCTACGGCCTGCTGTTCACCACTGAGAACCTGAAGCTGGTTCACATCGTGTGCCACAAAAAAGGAGCTCACAACCTGCTGTGTGATACCAAGAAGACTTTCAGACCGGCCACAAACACAGGCAAGACAAATCATAGagtcaaggaaaaaaagaggcgCTTAATGACTTAA
- the dffb gene encoding DNA fragmentation factor subunit beta isoform X1, producing the protein MFGFFKKIKPVKIRTCNESRKYGIAAKDLKELLKKGCKTLQLPEAGAHVCLYSDGTKVTEEFFRTLPDHTELVLLSSEQTWSGSKRNNTPNTFLTKQTVYVFSHHLLPISVMCDIGHLLSLDQHTDGLIEAAKELLSGTQSPKRRKILTDLLLNLKDRSEVESREEDEEWFKGIDTRFKTKSAYMKFNCESRIRGYMKEVDDATKTIQKAKDRAEFLEMSKCLADMLKAAKYNGCYFDRTEKERNRLCTQEGWFTCQGPFDQDMCQSLHSINPYGSRESRIVFSTWNLDHRIEKKRTIIPALLEALQNHKIADVNLTYFYGLLFTTENLKLVHIVCHKKGAHNLLCDTKKTFRPATNTGKTNHRVKEKKRRLMT; encoded by the exons ATGTTTGGGTTCTTCAAGAAAATTAAACCAGTGAAAATCAGGACTTGTAATGAAAGCCGAAAATATGGGATAGCAGCGAAAGATCTCAAGGAGTTGCTCAAAAAAGGTTGCAAGACTTTACAA TTGCCAGAGGCAGGCGcacatgtatgtttgtattCTGATGGGACAAAAGTGACGGAGGAATTCTTCCGGACTCTGCCAGACCACACTGAACTGGTTCTTCTCTCCAGCGAGCAGACGTGGAGCGGGAGTAAGAGAAATAACACTCCCAACAcctttttaacaaaacaaactgtgtaCGTGTTTTCACATCACCTGCTTCCCATTTCAGTCATGTGTGACATTGGTCATTTACTGAGCTTAGACCAGCACACTGATGGCCTCATCGAAGCAGCGAAGGAGCTCCTGTCTGGTACACAGTCTCCAAAGAGACGGAAAATCCTGACCGACCTGCTGCTGAATCTGAAGGACAGGTCTGAggtggagagcagagaggaggatgaggagtgGTTTAAAG GCATCGACACTCGCTTCAAGACAAAGTCTGCCTACATGAAGTTCAACTGTGAAAGCAGGATACGGGGCTACATGAAGGAG GTGGACGATGCCACCAAAACCATTCAGAAAGCTAAAGACAGGGCAGAGTTCTTGGAAATGTCAAAGTGTCTGGCAGACATGCTGAAAGCAGCCAAGTACAACGGCTGTTACTTTGACAGGACTGAAAAGGAGCGGAATCGCCTCTGCACCCAGGAGGGATGGTTCACCTGCCAG GGACCATTTGACCAGGACATGTGTCAGTCTCTCCACTCCATCAACCCGTAcggcagcagagagagcaggaTTGTCTTCAGCACGTGGAATCTGGACCACAG GATCGAGAAGAAAAGGACAATCATTCCGGCTCTGCTGGAAGCTCTGCAAAATCACAAGATCGCTGATGTCAACTTGACCTACTTCTACGGCCTGCTGTTCACCACTGAGAACCTGAAGCTGGTTCACATCGTGTGCCACAAAAAAGGAGCTCACAACCTGCTGTGTGATACCAAGAAGACTTTCAGACCGGCCACAAACACAGGCAAGACAAATCATAGagtcaaggaaaaaaagaggcgCTTAATGACTTAA
- the dffb gene encoding DNA fragmentation factor subunit beta isoform X3, whose translation MRGSKPSLVHFDQSIKLPEAGAHVCLYSDGTKVTEEFFRTLPDHTELVLLSSEQTWSGIMCDIGHLLSLDQHTDGLIEAAKELLSGTQSPKRRKILTDLLLNLKDRSEVESREEDEEWFKGIDTRFKTKSAYMKFNCESRIRGYMKEVDDATKTIQKAKDRAEFLEMSKCLADMLKAAKYNGCYFDRTEKERNRLCTQEGWFTCQGPFDQDMCQSLHSINPYGSRESRIVFSTWNLDHRIEKKRTIIPALLEALQNHKIADVNLTYFYGLLFTTENLKLVHIVCHKKGAHNLLCDTKKTFRPATNTGKTNHRVKEKKRRLMT comes from the exons atgaGAGGATCAAAGCCCAGTCTTGTGCACTTTGATCAGTCTATTAAG TTGCCAGAGGCAGGCGcacatgtatgtttgtattCTGATGGGACAAAAGTGACGGAGGAATTCTTCCGGACTCTGCCAGACCACACTGAACTGGTTCTTCTCTCCAGCGAGCAGACGTGGAGCGGGA TCATGTGTGACATTGGTCATTTACTGAGCTTAGACCAGCACACTGATGGCCTCATCGAAGCAGCGAAGGAGCTCCTGTCTGGTACACAGTCTCCAAAGAGACGGAAAATCCTGACCGACCTGCTGCTGAATCTGAAGGACAGGTCTGAggtggagagcagagaggaggatgaggagtgGTTTAAAG GCATCGACACTCGCTTCAAGACAAAGTCTGCCTACATGAAGTTCAACTGTGAAAGCAGGATACGGGGCTACATGAAGGAG GTGGACGATGCCACCAAAACCATTCAGAAAGCTAAAGACAGGGCAGAGTTCTTGGAAATGTCAAAGTGTCTGGCAGACATGCTGAAAGCAGCCAAGTACAACGGCTGTTACTTTGACAGGACTGAAAAGGAGCGGAATCGCCTCTGCACCCAGGAGGGATGGTTCACCTGCCAG GGACCATTTGACCAGGACATGTGTCAGTCTCTCCACTCCATCAACCCGTAcggcagcagagagagcaggaTTGTCTTCAGCACGTGGAATCTGGACCACAG GATCGAGAAGAAAAGGACAATCATTCCGGCTCTGCTGGAAGCTCTGCAAAATCACAAGATCGCTGATGTCAACTTGACCTACTTCTACGGCCTGCTGTTCACCACTGAGAACCTGAAGCTGGTTCACATCGTGTGCCACAAAAAAGGAGCTCACAACCTGCTGTGTGATACCAAGAAGACTTTCAGACCGGCCACAAACACAGGCAAGACAAATCATAGagtcaaggaaaaaaagaggcgCTTAATGACTTAA